The DNA sequence TAGCCAAAGATATTAATGACTCTATGCTCAATAAACCGTTTGATGCGGGGACCGATTTAACAGTTAAAACGAAACCGTTTAAAGACAAGGAACTGAATGACGATGATGAATGGACGGTGTTTGATTCTATTCTTTGGGTGTATGTGTTCTCGCTGGTCGTCAGTGCGGTGTATCTCACGCTGTGTGCGTGCAAACGCGCGTGTTTCTATAGATTTCGACGACGTTGCCATCCCAGCAAAGTCAAGGCGTCCGCGGAAGAATTGAAAAGCCTTACAAAGAgtcaagatgatgatgatgaaagtgATAGTGATGTGGATAATAATTACAGAGCTGCAGTGTCCGTGTCTTTTCAGGATGAAATGCCCAATAAAATGAAGAAGAAATCGGTCACATTTCATGATGATTAGTTTTACCTGAGAAAAATTAAATGCTCGTTTCTCACCAAGTCAAAAAAATTAGGAATCACTGATTTATTTTCACTTGCTAGTCTAGATTTACACTAAGTACCAAATGAGAGGTAATAAATAGTTGCATCTAAACTCGTTGATCCATTGCCGGGAATAGTCAACATCGATCAATGGCACTTATTACTTAACTAGTACAGATAGGTCCGTCGAGACCGCGCGTCTCGGAATAATAACAAATGTTGGCAATCCACACCGGTCATTGCTGGGGATTAATAAACCGGCGCCCGCGCACGTGCGTCTGcgcagggggtcactctatactgaagaaaaactaagtttcagagcgctgctgcgcgagccacgacctTGTCTCGTTGTATAAAACGTtctgattgcacgacagctctcgttcgttcgttttcgtCAGTGAAAAGTAACCCTACAGCTGCGGAGGTAGGAGGTGTGGTGGGGCTTGAAAAGAGAAactttatttaagtacaaacAATGACGACTAAAATCTCTTTATAAACCTTTTAATTTTCGAGTTAAAAACAAGAATTTCATTGtgacttacttattattattactattctcGATCGTTACTAATTTTGTTACAAACAGCTAAACTCAAAAAGAGTGATAAAAACCTTTTCCTACTCAGAAATCAGACCTCAAAACTTCCGACCACTCGACTCCAAACACTCACGGCATATTTCTACCGAATCCCTCACTGTTGATAGCAAACACTACATGGCCTTTATAAAACTGCTCTAGCACCACAACAAATACTTGTCTATACAAATATTAGCCATAGCATAAGAATATGAAATGTTTACACAACGGGGCGGTGGTTTCGCCCGAGGGTTTGCGCCTTCATCCTTCGTTcatatgttattattagtttattacttattatctTGCGTTTATTATGTGACAGTGTATGGGGAGGAATTTTGCAAGTGATTCGGCTGGAGGCAGGTCACCGGCATAGACCTACAGGTTAACGTATACTGAAAAGGAATTTGTAGCTCGTTTTTATGGTTTAACAGAATTTACATGCAAGAACATCCCTTATTTAGaattaatagaatagaatttgtTAGAATGCCACATGCTTGTTCGTGGACCGATTGTCAATAAACGCAGCTCAGATTCAGTTTTATGTttcaatgtaggtacttatttattaattatattagatcataaaaaaatatgtgaaaatagtcaaaaacatatttaagaatattaactatgtttttttgtgaCAGTAGCCAAATCATATCATCcaaagaaccgataaccgttggggtagacgagttcttaACGCCCTCCTGCTCGCTGGATCGACGACCGACGATGGAAGGCTTAGGACccagtgttgtggcgctccttacgaaagcctacgtccagcagtggatgattatgggctgatgatgatgaactacTTTTGCCTAAAGTAA is a window from the Plutella xylostella chromosome 7, ilPluXylo3.1, whole genome shotgun sequence genome containing:
- the LOC125488769 gene encoding uncharacterized protein LOC125488769, which codes for MVAVTILLLFTLISLTKTTIDMNIPEFQFLANHLTPQECRQLVASLHFVSHELPEALIEAEAKVPEDVPCIHLLLHWNSGKEKWEGHGKTHEDVALRLRQLGKTVLADWLGKTVFHQLAKDINDSMLNKPFDAGTDLTVKTKPFKDKELNDDDEWTVFDSILWVYVFSLVVSAVYLTLCACKRACFYRFRRRCHPSKVKASAEELKSLTKSQDDDDESDSDVDNNYRAAVSVSFQDEMPNKMKKKSVTFHDD